A region of Arthrobacter sp. FB24 DNA encodes the following proteins:
- a CDS encoding cytochrome c biogenesis CcdA family protein has product MSLGGFFAEGVQSGALLLAVPLAVIAGLVSFISPCVLPLLPGYLGYVSGLAGTDEKAARRRTTAGVGLFILGFAAVFTLYGAAFGTIGLWLVSWSDVITRVLGVVVIVMGVALSGKIPFLQSTAKLSWKPNTGLAGAPLLGIGFGLGWTPCIGPTLSAVLALSTTTGSAWRGALLGFAYCIGLGIPFLLVARGFGWVTGTLGFVRRNIRTFNLAGAATLILVGILMVSGVWTTWILSLQNLIGTFTTPI; this is encoded by the coding sequence GTGAGTCTGGGCGGGTTCTTCGCCGAGGGTGTGCAGTCAGGAGCCCTGCTCCTGGCGGTGCCACTGGCGGTCATCGCCGGTCTCGTCTCGTTCATCTCGCCCTGTGTCCTACCCCTGCTCCCGGGCTATCTGGGCTACGTCTCCGGTCTGGCCGGAACGGATGAGAAGGCCGCACGCCGGCGGACCACCGCCGGCGTCGGGCTGTTCATCCTCGGTTTCGCCGCGGTTTTCACCCTGTATGGTGCGGCATTCGGGACCATCGGGCTCTGGCTGGTGAGCTGGAGCGATGTGATCACCCGTGTCCTGGGTGTGGTCGTCATCGTCATGGGTGTGGCCCTGTCCGGGAAGATCCCGTTCCTGCAGAGCACGGCGAAACTGTCCTGGAAACCGAACACCGGCCTGGCCGGGGCCCCGTTGCTGGGCATCGGATTCGGGCTCGGCTGGACCCCCTGCATCGGCCCGACCCTCAGTGCCGTCCTGGCGCTGAGCACCACCACCGGCTCGGCCTGGCGCGGGGCGCTGCTCGGTTTCGCCTACTGCATCGGCCTGGGCATCCCCTTCCTCCTCGTCGCCCGGGGCTTTGGCTGGGTCACCGGCACCCTGGGCTTCGTCCGCCGGAACATCAGGACCTTCAATCTCGCAGGAGCCGCGACCCTGATCCTGGTCGGGATCCTGATGGTCTCCGGTGTCTGGACCACCTGGATCCTGAGCCTGCAGAACCTGATCGGAACCTTCACTACTCCCATCTGA
- a CDS encoding TlpA family protein disulfide reductase — protein MNTPSGGGSLTRRSIFTGLAAVASLGLAACAGPDPLVQQAAAGDNKNYIAGDGSVQEYAEGSRGAPVALNANLYDGTPVSSGDWAGAVTVLNFWYAACAPCRVEAPHLESLYQEFSPQGVKFLGINVRDEKPTAEAFERTFGVTYPSVQDKDGKVLLAMSRFVPPQAVPTTLVLDKEGRVAARILGGLDKSTLKALITSALEA, from the coding sequence ATGAACACTCCATCCGGCGGCGGCAGCCTGACCCGGCGCAGCATCTTTACGGGCCTGGCGGCTGTGGCCTCCCTTGGCTTGGCCGCCTGCGCCGGACCCGATCCGCTCGTCCAGCAGGCGGCGGCGGGGGATAACAAGAACTACATTGCCGGTGACGGATCGGTGCAGGAATACGCCGAGGGGTCCCGCGGCGCTCCGGTGGCCTTGAACGCGAACCTTTATGACGGCACGCCCGTCAGTTCCGGTGACTGGGCGGGCGCGGTCACAGTGCTCAATTTCTGGTACGCAGCCTGCGCCCCGTGCCGTGTCGAGGCCCCGCACCTGGAATCGCTGTACCAGGAGTTCTCCCCGCAGGGAGTGAAGTTCCTCGGGATTAACGTCCGGGATGAGAAGCCGACGGCGGAAGCCTTTGAGCGGACCTTCGGCGTGACGTATCCGAGCGTGCAGGACAAGGACGGGAAGGTACTGCTCGCCATGAGCCGCTTCGTCCCGCCCCAGGCGGTCCCGACCACCCTCGTCCTGGACAAGGAAGGGCGAGTTGCGGCGAGAATCCTGGGTGGACTGGACAAGAGCACCCTCAAAGCCCTGATCACTTCCGCACTCGAGGCCTAG
- the resB gene encoding cytochrome c biogenesis protein ResB encodes MSLPDAPDAKAAPVLPPLGPAGTLRWAWTQLTSMRTALFLLLLLAVVAVPGSLFPQRPANPAVVTQYIKDRPEYGKILDSLQLFDVYSSAWFSAIYILLFISLIGCVIPRARAHWKALRSAPPRTPRRLSRLPEYGTLVLPADAAVGPGDAVRDAAAVLKKRGYRVDIRDADGAMPSLGAERGLLREVGNLLFHTALIGVLVSVAVGGLFGYRGQKIIIEGDTFVNTLVGYDNFTPGTNFQTSWLDPFAVTLDKFDVRFDRESTRQFGQPIDFKASLTTRNSPDAAPQQQVLKVNEPVYFGGTGIFLVGNGYAPIVTVKDGDGNTAFSGPVVSVPNDAVYTSTIVLKVPDASPSQLGFVGFFLPSAIKNQDGVSYSFDPDPLNPQLNLNSYYGDLGLDTGKPQNVYNLDVKTLTQLNGRDLPAGGIVLDAGQSYTLPEGKGSISFDGLKRYIGVDIRTVPGQDGVLIFSLIAVAGLIVSLYVNRRRVWLRAGSHEDGRTMIEYGLLARGEDHRLAPEAAAIRARLMARWNLAEPHATDAANVPARSPKEH; translated from the coding sequence ATGTCCCTACCTGACGCCCCGGATGCTAAGGCAGCGCCGGTCCTCCCGCCGCTGGGCCCCGCCGGGACGCTGCGCTGGGCGTGGACCCAGCTGACGAGCATGCGGACGGCACTTTTTCTGCTGCTTTTGCTGGCCGTGGTCGCGGTGCCGGGCTCGTTGTTCCCGCAGCGCCCGGCTAACCCTGCCGTGGTGACCCAGTACATCAAGGACCGTCCGGAGTACGGGAAAATCCTTGACTCCCTTCAGCTCTTCGATGTCTATTCCTCGGCGTGGTTCTCCGCGATTTACATCCTGTTGTTCATCTCCCTGATCGGCTGCGTGATACCCCGGGCCCGGGCACACTGGAAGGCCCTGCGTTCAGCCCCGCCGCGGACCCCCCGGCGGCTGTCGCGTCTGCCCGAATACGGCACGCTCGTGCTGCCGGCAGACGCCGCTGTCGGCCCGGGCGACGCCGTCCGGGACGCAGCCGCAGTACTGAAGAAACGCGGCTACCGCGTCGACATCCGCGACGCCGACGGCGCGATGCCCTCCCTCGGAGCCGAACGGGGGCTGCTGCGGGAAGTCGGCAACCTCCTCTTCCACACCGCCCTGATCGGCGTGCTGGTCAGCGTCGCGGTCGGCGGGTTGTTCGGCTACCGGGGCCAAAAAATCATCATCGAAGGCGACACGTTCGTCAACACCCTCGTCGGCTACGACAACTTCACCCCCGGCACCAACTTCCAGACCTCCTGGCTGGATCCCTTCGCCGTCACCCTGGACAAGTTCGACGTCCGTTTCGACCGCGAATCCACCCGGCAGTTCGGCCAGCCCATCGATTTCAAAGCCTCCCTGACGACCCGGAACAGCCCGGACGCGGCCCCGCAGCAGCAGGTCCTGAAAGTCAACGAACCGGTCTACTTCGGCGGAACCGGCATCTTCCTCGTCGGCAACGGTTACGCACCCATCGTCACCGTCAAAGACGGGGACGGGAACACCGCGTTCAGCGGCCCTGTCGTATCCGTCCCCAACGACGCCGTGTACACCTCCACCATTGTCCTCAAGGTCCCGGACGCCTCGCCCTCCCAGCTGGGTTTCGTCGGGTTCTTCCTGCCCTCGGCCATCAAGAACCAGGATGGTGTGTCCTACAGCTTCGACCCGGACCCGCTGAACCCGCAACTGAACCTGAACTCCTACTACGGTGATCTCGGGCTCGATACAGGCAAACCCCAGAACGTCTACAACCTGGACGTAAAGACCTTGACCCAGCTCAACGGCCGGGATCTGCCGGCCGGCGGGATTGTCCTGGACGCCGGGCAGAGCTACACCCTCCCGGAGGGCAAAGGCTCGATCAGCTTTGACGGGCTCAAACGCTACATCGGGGTGGACATCCGCACAGTCCCGGGCCAGGACGGGGTCCTGATCTTCTCCCTGATTGCCGTCGCCGGGCTGATCGTGTCCCTGTACGTGAACCGCCGCCGCGTCTGGCTCCGCGCCGGCTCCCACGAGGACGGCCGCACCATGATCGAATACGGGCTGCTGGCCCGCGGCGAAGACCACCGGCTCGCACCCGAGGCCGCGGCCATCCGCGCCCGGCTCATGGCCCGCTGGAACCTCGCCGAGCCCCACGCGACCGACGCCGCCAACGTCCCTGCCCGCTCACCGAAGGAGCACTAA
- a CDS encoding E2/UBC family protein yields the protein MPFLPWWERYAGLLQSEISWLQDLGIACRIDETKRDDHQTLTMELSVPETVTGTAPLELTAVFPDFYPLVPPKVFAVDLGMPHHWNPFSNEVCLLGTPSEEWGTNGSLAQLLKDQLPAALKAGMSGDEHADWNEKPQAEPFGAYYNSYANSAMVFVDGSWTLPREAVQGPIEVRLDGPFPGPELTQRMLGGVLRVGSDTGQAHATLENQIQELLGGQLIHGRWSRLSTPVAVDDARAIWEAAEKADSSSTPDQPYGRRKIQIRGVVFPEESGPRQVSEGWLFVLRVRGEQRQNYSKKPRSGRSRPLMVSGGADEYHLLRAGRVGRSDIRARVPDLGPLATKKVALVGAGAIGSAVAVHLGRAGVGHLSLIDADVLEPGNLVRHTATLEGVGFLKAVAVARLVRMAAPYTEVMYNPAYVGGSRPHGEPDPLRQISQDLESYDLLIDASADRGTQRILALVAREVDVPYLSLEATNGAWGGLVAYIGRDSPWCQSCLEWFRYDQTIPDPAHSPSPYTQPIGCAQPTFTGAAFDLEEVSLQAARTASARLTSDDQGAKSGFDVAVLKLRDEAGERTLPTWTGYNLGRHPRCAGHS from the coding sequence ATGCCTTTCCTGCCCTGGTGGGAACGCTATGCCGGGCTCCTGCAGTCAGAAATTTCTTGGCTGCAGGACCTCGGCATTGCCTGCCGAATCGACGAAACCAAGCGTGACGATCACCAGACCTTGACCATGGAGTTGTCCGTACCGGAAACAGTGACCGGAACAGCCCCTCTGGAGCTGACGGCTGTCTTCCCGGATTTCTATCCGCTCGTTCCGCCGAAAGTCTTCGCCGTGGACCTAGGGATGCCTCATCACTGGAACCCGTTCAGCAACGAAGTGTGCCTGTTGGGAACCCCATCGGAAGAATGGGGAACGAATGGGTCACTGGCTCAGCTGCTGAAGGACCAGTTACCTGCAGCGCTTAAGGCAGGCATGTCCGGCGACGAGCATGCCGACTGGAATGAGAAGCCTCAAGCCGAACCGTTCGGGGCCTACTACAACAGCTACGCAAACTCGGCGATGGTCTTTGTCGACGGTTCGTGGACCCTACCTCGGGAAGCTGTTCAAGGGCCGATTGAAGTTCGGCTTGACGGCCCATTTCCTGGGCCTGAGCTGACGCAGCGGATGCTGGGCGGGGTCCTACGAGTAGGGTCTGATACCGGCCAGGCGCACGCGACGTTGGAAAACCAGATTCAGGAACTTCTGGGCGGCCAGTTGATACATGGCCGTTGGTCCAGGCTGTCGACGCCTGTTGCCGTTGACGATGCCCGAGCCATCTGGGAGGCTGCCGAAAAAGCCGACAGTAGCAGCACGCCCGACCAGCCCTACGGCCGGCGCAAGATCCAAATACGGGGAGTGGTTTTCCCGGAAGAGTCCGGACCAAGACAAGTCTCCGAGGGGTGGCTATTCGTGCTGAGGGTCCGCGGCGAGCAACGACAGAACTATAGTAAGAAGCCTCGTTCCGGCCGTTCCCGACCCTTGATGGTTTCTGGGGGCGCAGATGAGTACCACCTGCTCCGCGCAGGCCGTGTTGGCCGTTCCGACATCAGAGCACGTGTTCCAGACCTTGGCCCGTTGGCAACGAAGAAAGTCGCGCTTGTCGGTGCAGGTGCCATTGGAAGCGCTGTTGCAGTGCATCTGGGCCGGGCTGGTGTAGGACACCTGAGCCTCATTGATGCTGACGTTCTCGAACCCGGGAACTTGGTCAGGCACACAGCCACCCTCGAAGGCGTAGGTTTTCTCAAGGCTGTCGCCGTGGCCAGACTGGTCCGGATGGCAGCGCCGTACACCGAGGTCATGTACAACCCTGCCTATGTCGGAGGTTCACGCCCGCATGGAGAGCCGGACCCGCTACGCCAAATCAGCCAGGATCTGGAATCTTATGACCTGTTGATTGATGCCAGTGCTGATCGTGGTACACAACGAATCTTGGCCTTGGTCGCTCGTGAGGTTGACGTGCCCTACCTATCGCTCGAGGCCACGAACGGTGCCTGGGGAGGCTTGGTGGCTTACATCGGGCGGGACTCTCCATGGTGCCAGTCGTGCCTGGAGTGGTTCCGCTACGATCAGACCATCCCGGACCCGGCACATTCCCCTTCCCCCTACACGCAACCGATCGGATGTGCGCAACCGACATTCACCGGCGCCGCGTTCGACTTGGAAGAAGTGAGCCTTCAAGCTGCTCGAACTGCCTCGGCCCGACTAACTTCCGACGACCAAGGCGCAAAATCAGGTTTCGATGTCGCCGTCTTGAAACTCCGAGACGAAGCAGGTGAACGGACCTTGCCAACATGGACCGGATACAACCTTGGCCGGCACCCGCGATGCGCGGGCCACAGTTGA
- a CDS encoding ArsR/SmtB family transcription factor: MTIDTRSGTRLEPAAALFHSLADPARLAIVKRIARGEARVGDLTQVLGLAQSTVSAHVACLRDCGLVTGRTEGRKVFYSLTRPELIDVLAQAEILLAATGNAVSLCPTYGDASRDAETTKEEQL; this comes from the coding sequence ATGACGATTGATACGAGAAGTGGCACCCGGCTGGAACCGGCCGCCGCGTTGTTCCATTCCCTGGCCGACCCCGCCCGGCTTGCCATCGTAAAGCGTATCGCCCGGGGCGAGGCCCGTGTCGGTGACCTGACCCAGGTACTGGGTCTGGCGCAGTCCACTGTCTCCGCGCACGTGGCCTGCCTGCGGGACTGCGGCCTGGTCACGGGCCGGACGGAAGGCCGGAAGGTGTTCTATTCCCTGACCCGTCCGGAACTGATCGATGTCCTGGCCCAGGCCGAGATCCTTTTGGCCGCCACCGGCAACGCAGTGAGCCTGTGCCCGACCTACGGCGACGCATCCCGCGACGCCGAAACCACCAAAGAGGAGCAACTGTGA
- a CDS encoding coenzyme F390 synthetase, which yields MRETPFRLLLDARACRKKGSAAILQRQRERLVEMVTYARTCSPYYRQLYQGLPARITDPRLLPVTTKAALMAHFDDWVTDPAVTLEGTQSFVADPSLLGEKFLNRYTAATTSGTTGTRGLFLLDTRTLAVSKALTFRMLSSWLTPADLMGIIRGRGRIAMVVATGGHFASAAAAAALRKGPARHSVRVFPVQTPIPDLVAQLNSFRPALLAPYASTGRLLASEQEAGRLTIQPVAVILSAEGLPAGEYARISGAFGAKVRQGYAATECPFLSYSCQEGWLHVNSDWAILEPVDANHEPVPPGQPSHTVLLSNLANRIQPILRYDLGDSVTARTDPCRCGDPTPAIHVQGRNAELLTLQGNRLAVAVTPLTLSTALDRVQGLSKGQIIQTGPQSLSLRLQPAAGADPENVWESARSEITRALTSHGLGNVTITRDAGPPLLTPGGKHRTVVPLPP from the coding sequence ATGAGGGAAACACCGTTCCGGTTGTTGCTCGATGCCCGCGCCTGCCGGAAAAAGGGCAGCGCTGCGATCCTGCAGCGCCAACGCGAGCGGCTGGTGGAGATGGTGACATACGCACGGACGTGCTCCCCGTACTACCGCCAGCTCTATCAGGGCCTGCCGGCACGGATCACGGACCCGCGTCTGCTGCCCGTGACGACAAAGGCCGCACTGATGGCACATTTCGATGACTGGGTCACAGACCCTGCGGTGACCCTGGAGGGAACGCAGTCGTTCGTCGCGGACCCGTCGCTGCTCGGTGAGAAGTTCCTCAACCGCTACACGGCCGCTACGACATCCGGGACGACCGGCACCCGCGGACTGTTCCTGCTCGACACCCGAACCCTGGCCGTATCCAAGGCCCTGACGTTCCGCATGCTCAGTTCCTGGCTCACCCCGGCAGACCTCATGGGGATCATCCGCGGGCGCGGGCGGATAGCCATGGTCGTCGCCACCGGCGGCCACTTCGCCTCAGCAGCAGCCGCAGCCGCGCTACGAAAGGGACCAGCCCGGCACAGCGTGCGCGTGTTCCCGGTCCAGACGCCGATACCGGACCTCGTCGCTCAGCTGAACAGCTTCCGCCCGGCCCTCCTCGCCCCCTACGCCTCCACTGGCCGGTTGCTGGCATCCGAGCAGGAAGCAGGACGTCTGACCATCCAGCCCGTTGCTGTTATTCTCTCGGCCGAGGGACTGCCTGCGGGAGAGTACGCCAGGATCAGCGGAGCGTTTGGGGCGAAGGTCCGGCAGGGCTACGCAGCGACTGAATGCCCCTTCCTGAGCTACAGCTGCCAGGAAGGCTGGCTGCACGTCAACAGCGACTGGGCCATCCTGGAACCGGTGGATGCAAACCATGAACCCGTCCCGCCCGGGCAGCCCTCGCACACCGTGCTGCTGAGCAACCTGGCCAACCGCATCCAACCCATCCTGCGCTACGACCTCGGCGACAGCGTCACCGCAAGGACTGACCCCTGCCGGTGCGGGGACCCGACGCCGGCCATCCACGTGCAGGGACGGAACGCCGAGCTGCTGACCCTCCAAGGCAACCGGCTCGCCGTCGCAGTGACACCCCTTACGCTGAGTACCGCCCTCGACAGGGTGCAGGGCCTGAGTAAGGGCCAGATCATCCAGACAGGACCCCAGAGCCTCAGCCTCCGGCTGCAGCCCGCCGCCGGTGCGGATCCTGAGAACGTATGGGAATCCGCCCGGTCCGAAATCACCCGCGCGTTGACCAGTCATGGGCTGGGCAACGTCACCATCACCAGGGACGCCGGGCCACCGCTACTCACTCCAGGCGGCAAGCACCGCACAGTCGTCCCGCTGCCCCCGTAA
- a CDS encoding cadmium resistance transporter, whose amino-acid sequence MLGIIAAAAAMFAATNIDDIVVLTVLFLASAKGRPRPWEIVGGQYLGFITLVGISVLAALGLTLVPDEWVGWLGMVPLAIGVIGLIRFLRKRGEEDEEGAISAIGLLSVAGITIANGADNIAIYTPIFRTMAPQDTVVTIVVFLILVAVWCALGRVVGTHPKVTETLEKIEHWLVPAVFIGLGLFILISSGVVPRLFGA is encoded by the coding sequence ATGCTTGGCATCATCGCAGCCGCGGCAGCCATGTTCGCCGCCACGAATATCGACGACATCGTCGTTTTGACCGTCCTGTTCCTGGCCTCCGCTAAAGGCCGGCCCCGGCCCTGGGAGATCGTCGGCGGGCAATACCTGGGATTCATCACCCTGGTCGGCATCAGCGTCCTGGCCGCCCTTGGGCTGACGCTTGTCCCGGACGAATGGGTCGGCTGGCTCGGCATGGTCCCGCTGGCCATCGGGGTTATCGGCCTGATCCGTTTCCTGCGCAAACGCGGGGAAGAGGACGAAGAAGGTGCCATCAGTGCGATCGGCCTGCTCAGCGTCGCCGGCATCACCATCGCCAACGGCGCGGACAACATCGCCATCTACACCCCGATCTTCCGCACCATGGCGCCTCAGGACACCGTGGTCACCATCGTTGTATTCCTCATCCTGGTCGCCGTCTGGTGCGCGCTGGGACGTGTTGTAGGCACCCACCCGAAAGTCACCGAGACCCTGGAAAAGATCGAACACTGGCTGGTCCCTGCGGTGTTCATCGGGCTGGGCCTGTTCATCCTCATCAGCTCCGGGGTCGTGCCCCGGCTGTTCGGCGCCTGA
- a CDS encoding cytochrome P450 — translation MPRSAQHLLQDAGSVQSLEGPAHRHRKQLFRDLMTKESVDRLGQAFDTEWRSAAERWRGAGAVVLHDELRRILTAAACEWAGVPADQATVGRRARELSLMIEKAGAVGPANWYARWRRRGTEKWAADCLDTIRRSGPDAARDTPAASIAFHTDEHGNALPVDTAAVELLNLLRPIEAVSRFMVFAAVALQQHPEWKDILNAGQDADLDCFAQEVRRYYPFFPFVGGTARQPLQWKGQTFKEGQWVLLDLYGTNHDGRIWKDPESFDPARFRAWRPDPHTLVPQGAGDPAAGHRCPGEDITVDLMRRAVRALAAETGMSVPAQDLSIDLTRMPALPRSGFILSGRPGPH, via the coding sequence ATGCCCCGCTCTGCCCAGCACCTGCTGCAGGACGCCGGCAGCGTGCAGTCCCTCGAAGGGCCCGCCCACCGGCACCGGAAACAGCTGTTTCGTGACCTGATGACCAAGGAATCGGTGGACCGTCTCGGCCAGGCTTTCGACACCGAATGGCGCTCCGCGGCGGAGCGGTGGCGTGGCGCGGGCGCGGTGGTACTCCATGACGAGCTGCGCCGGATCCTCACCGCAGCCGCCTGCGAATGGGCCGGAGTGCCGGCAGACCAGGCTACAGTGGGCCGCCGCGCCCGGGAACTGAGCCTGATGATCGAAAAGGCCGGCGCGGTCGGGCCGGCGAACTGGTATGCGCGGTGGCGCCGCCGCGGAACCGAAAAATGGGCCGCCGACTGCCTCGACACCATCCGCCGGTCCGGCCCGGACGCGGCCAGGGACACGCCGGCCGCGTCGATCGCCTTTCACACCGACGAACACGGCAACGCACTCCCGGTTGACACCGCGGCGGTGGAACTTCTCAACCTGCTCCGGCCCATCGAGGCCGTCAGCCGCTTCATGGTCTTCGCAGCCGTCGCCCTGCAGCAGCACCCCGAATGGAAAGACATCCTGAACGCAGGCCAGGACGCAGACCTGGACTGCTTCGCACAGGAAGTCCGCCGGTATTACCCGTTCTTCCCCTTCGTCGGCGGCACGGCCCGCCAACCACTGCAATGGAAGGGCCAGACATTCAAAGAGGGTCAATGGGTGCTGCTGGATCTGTACGGCACGAACCACGACGGCCGGATCTGGAAGGATCCGGAGAGCTTCGACCCTGCCCGGTTCCGCGCCTGGCGGCCGGACCCCCACACCCTGGTTCCCCAGGGCGCCGGCGACCCTGCCGCGGGGCATCGCTGCCCCGGTGAGGACATCACCGTTGACCTGATGCGGCGGGCCGTCCGGGCACTGGCCGCGGAGACCGGCATGAGCGTACCCGCCCAGGACCTGAGCATCGACCTTACCCGGATGCCCGCGCTGCCTCGAAGCGGTTTCATCCTCTCAGGACGCCCCGGACCGCACTGA
- the lspA gene encoding signal peptidase II has product MSQAAPVRDSAPSRPWIRRGGLLLGALLLAGADLLIKAQAEAGLSRGEVIETPLLTIKLLYNTGVAFSLGATLPTGFVVAGTGVIIAALLSWLTVSAPKMSRTSFAGGILVAGGAVGNFIDRLDGRGVVDYLHSGWFPTFNLADVFVTLGVAVLVLGMLRPGKDPENGT; this is encoded by the coding sequence GTGAGCCAAGCGGCACCGGTCCGGGACAGTGCCCCGTCCCGGCCGTGGATACGGCGGGGCGGGCTGCTGCTCGGCGCGCTACTGCTCGCCGGAGCCGACTTGCTGATCAAGGCCCAGGCCGAGGCAGGCCTCTCCCGGGGAGAGGTAATCGAAACCCCGCTGCTGACAATCAAGCTCCTGTACAACACCGGGGTTGCCTTCAGCCTCGGCGCGACCCTGCCCACCGGTTTTGTCGTGGCCGGTACCGGGGTCATCATCGCCGCGCTGCTGTCCTGGCTGACGGTCAGCGCCCCGAAGATGTCCAGGACCTCCTTTGCGGGTGGAATCCTTGTTGCCGGCGGCGCCGTCGGGAACTTCATCGACCGGCTTGACGGGCGCGGGGTCGTGGATTATCTGCACAGCGGATGGTTCCCGACGTTCAACCTCGCCGACGTCTTCGTCACGCTCGGCGTCGCCGTCCTGGTGCTGGGCATGTTGCGGCCCGGTAAGGACCCGGAGAACGGGACGTGA
- a CDS encoding heavy metal translocating P-type ATPase, producing MSDACGCGDDKPETEEGQEEAEGFWQVTEVRAAAVSGVLLLVAWIASLLDASEWVTLPLEAAALLVAAWTFVPSTLRRLVKGKIGVGTLMTIAAVGAVILGQIEEAAMLAFLYAISEGLEEYSVARTRRGLRALLDLVPSEARVLRNGTEVTVSPSELVLGETMVVRPGERLATDGRVLTGRTSLDTSALTGESVPVEAGPGSEVYAGSINGTGPLEVQVTSTAENNSLARIVHIVEAEQSRKGPGQRLADSIAKKLVPGILIAAALIAVFGFIVGEPVLWIERALVVLVAASPCALAISVPVTVVAAVGAASRMGVLIKGGGALETLGKIRTIALDKTGTLTRNKPAVIEVAATASSTRERVLAVAAGLEERSEHPLARAILAATTDRVTVTDLNTVPGAGLEGTIDGHSARLGRPGWIAPGELKEAVRRMQAGGATAVLVEEQSVLIGAVAVRDELRPEARAVIERLNRAGYTTAMLTGDNRLTAEALGKAAGITEVHADLRPEDKADIIRTLKERQPTAMVGDGVNDAPALATADTGIAMGAMGTDVAIETADIALMGEDLHHLPQVLEHARRTRRIMFQNVGLSLALIAVLIPLALFGILGLAAVVLIHELAEIVVIANGVRAGKVSKYATIPVSRDAVPNLEPAR from the coding sequence GTGAGCGACGCGTGCGGATGCGGCGATGATAAGCCGGAAACAGAAGAAGGCCAGGAAGAAGCCGAGGGCTTCTGGCAGGTGACCGAGGTCCGCGCGGCCGCGGTCTCCGGAGTCCTGCTGCTGGTGGCGTGGATTGCTTCGCTGCTCGACGCATCCGAGTGGGTCACCCTGCCGCTGGAGGCCGCGGCGCTGCTGGTCGCAGCGTGGACGTTCGTTCCCTCCACCCTGCGCCGGCTGGTCAAGGGCAAGATCGGTGTCGGCACGCTGATGACGATCGCGGCCGTGGGCGCCGTCATCCTGGGCCAGATCGAGGAAGCGGCGATGCTGGCCTTCCTCTATGCCATCTCCGAGGGCCTGGAAGAATACTCGGTGGCACGCACCCGGCGCGGGCTGCGGGCGCTGCTGGACCTGGTCCCGTCCGAGGCCAGGGTGCTGCGCAACGGAACCGAAGTTACCGTCTCCCCGTCCGAGCTGGTGCTGGGTGAGACCATGGTCGTTCGCCCGGGCGAGCGTCTTGCCACCGACGGACGCGTCCTGACCGGGCGCACCTCCCTGGACACCTCAGCCCTGACCGGCGAATCAGTCCCTGTCGAGGCCGGACCCGGCAGCGAAGTCTACGCGGGGTCGATCAACGGCACCGGTCCGCTCGAGGTCCAGGTCACCAGCACCGCGGAGAACAACTCCCTGGCCCGGATCGTGCACATAGTTGAGGCCGAGCAGTCCCGCAAGGGCCCCGGCCAGCGCCTGGCCGACTCCATCGCCAAAAAGCTTGTCCCCGGGATCCTGATCGCCGCCGCGCTCATTGCCGTCTTCGGTTTCATCGTGGGCGAACCGGTCCTGTGGATCGAACGCGCCCTCGTTGTCCTGGTGGCAGCCTCGCCGTGTGCCCTTGCCATCTCCGTGCCCGTGACCGTGGTCGCCGCCGTCGGCGCGGCCAGCCGGATGGGCGTCCTGATCAAGGGCGGCGGCGCGCTGGAAACCCTGGGCAAAATCCGCACCATCGCCCTGGACAAGACGGGGACCCTGACCCGGAACAAACCCGCCGTGATCGAGGTCGCGGCCACCGCCTCCTCCACCCGGGAACGGGTGCTGGCCGTCGCCGCCGGCCTGGAAGAACGCAGCGAACACCCGCTCGCCCGGGCCATCCTCGCCGCCACCACGGACCGGGTCACCGTCACCGACCTGAACACGGTTCCCGGTGCGGGGCTCGAAGGGACCATTGACGGGCACAGTGCCCGGCTCGGCAGGCCCGGATGGATCGCCCCCGGGGAGCTGAAGGAAGCCGTCCGGCGGATGCAGGCCGGCGGCGCGACAGCGGTCCTGGTCGAGGAGCAATCTGTCCTCATCGGTGCCGTCGCCGTACGGGACGAACTCCGCCCCGAAGCCAGGGCCGTCATTGAACGCCTGAACCGCGCCGGCTACACCACCGCCATGCTCACCGGGGATAACCGGCTCACCGCAGAGGCCCTGGGCAAGGCAGCGGGCATCACCGAAGTCCACGCCGACCTGCGCCCCGAAGACAAGGCGGACATCATCCGCACCCTGAAGGAGCGGCAGCCGACCGCCATGGTCGGGGACGGCGTGAACGACGCCCCGGCCCTGGCGACCGCCGACACCGGCATCGCGATGGGCGCGATGGGCACCGACGTGGCCATCGAAACCGCCGACATCGCCCTGATGGGCGAGGACCTGCACCACCTGCCCCAGGTACTGGAGCACGCCCGCCGTACCCGCCGGATCATGTTCCAGAACGTGGGCCTGTCCCTGGCCCTGATCGCGGTGCTGATCCCGCTGGCCCTGTTCGGCATCCTGGGGCTGGCAGCCGTGGTCCTGATTCATGAATTGGCCGAAATCGTTGTCATCGCCAACGGCGTTCGCGCCGGCAAGGTCAGCAAGTACGCCACCATCCCGGTTTCCCGGGACGCCGTCCCCAACCTGGAACCGGCCCGGTGA